In the Chroococcidiopsis sp. SAG 2025 genome, one interval contains:
- a CDS encoding chorismate lyase gives MTATYNFTDKQALPKSWHRLSPIWEGDENTIQPGLPHTRLAPAWQLLLLGDGSPTRHLQLLTGEPTEVDVIDMSVVGIDLDDAPSVIEAVPGPRLRRQVWLRKQSGQRLAYAASWWEASHVDEYLQNRSLPIWASLARLRTELYRDVQGVYYGHSEALEAGFQHQGPFWGRHYLFWHHGKPLTLIYEVFSPYLTKYLGLTQVD, from the coding sequence TTGACTGCGACTTATAACTTTACAGATAAGCAGGCACTACCCAAGTCTTGGCATCGTCTCTCACCGATCTGGGAAGGCGATGAGAATACTATACAACCAGGCTTACCTCATACTCGTCTTGCTCCAGCTTGGCAGTTACTTTTGTTGGGTGATGGTTCTCCTACACGCCATTTACAATTGCTAACTGGGGAACCCACAGAAGTTGATGTGATTGATATGTCGGTAGTTGGCATAGATTTAGATGATGCACCCAGTGTCATTGAAGCCGTACCAGGACCAAGATTGAGGCGACAAGTGTGGCTGCGGAAACAATCAGGACAGCGTTTGGCATATGCTGCATCTTGGTGGGAAGCCAGCCACGTAGATGAATATTTACAAAATCGTTCTTTACCAATTTGGGCTAGTTTAGCGCGTTTGCGGACTGAGTTATATCGGGACGTGCAAGGAGTTTATTACGGTCACTCAGAGGCTTTAGAAGCAGGATTTCAACACCAGGGACCATTTTGGGGTCGTCACTACTTGTTCTGGCATCATGGCAAGCCGTTGACGCTGATTTATGAGGTGTTTTCGCCTTATTTAACAAAATATCTGGGTTTAACTCAGGTAGATTGA